The proteins below are encoded in one region of Tomitella fengzijianii:
- a CDS encoding inositol monophosphatase family protein yields the protein MDRPENRYGPGSGEAPAIDGAGAQELLTVAVDVAQAAAAHVRGRRPEVFGGPGGGPRGGGAVRAKSTPTDPVTVVDTESEDLVRSMLARLRPGDTVLGEEAGGGAARPGAVRWVVDPIDGTVNFLYGIPAYAVSLAAQIDGRSVAGAVVDVAGRRLYSATAGGGAHVTEADGTVSPLQVTGVTDPAVALVATGFGYERSRRVRQGRVIAELLPQVRDIRRIGAGALDLCMVADGQVDAHFEHGLSPWDWAAGALIAGEAGAVVHVPGPDSTSGEGAVTLAAAPGIATALRRILDRAGGLDPIPAQ from the coding sequence GTGGATCGACCCGAGAACAGGTACGGACCCGGCTCCGGGGAGGCCCCTGCCATCGACGGAGCCGGGGCGCAGGAGCTGCTCACGGTGGCCGTGGACGTGGCGCAGGCGGCGGCCGCGCACGTGCGGGGGCGCAGACCGGAGGTCTTCGGCGGGCCCGGGGGCGGGCCTCGGGGCGGCGGCGCGGTGCGGGCCAAGAGCACGCCCACGGATCCCGTGACGGTGGTCGACACCGAGTCGGAGGACCTGGTGCGGTCCATGCTCGCGCGGCTTCGTCCCGGCGACACGGTGCTGGGCGAGGAGGCCGGCGGCGGTGCGGCACGTCCGGGGGCGGTGCGGTGGGTCGTCGACCCGATCGACGGGACTGTGAACTTCCTCTACGGGATCCCGGCCTACGCCGTCTCACTGGCCGCCCAGATCGACGGCCGCTCGGTGGCGGGGGCCGTCGTGGACGTGGCCGGCCGGCGGCTCTACAGCGCGACGGCCGGCGGCGGGGCGCACGTGACGGAGGCCGACGGGACGGTGTCGCCCCTGCAGGTCACCGGCGTCACGGACCCGGCGGTGGCGCTGGTGGCCACCGGCTTCGGGTATGAGAGGTCGCGGCGCGTGCGTCAAGGCCGGGTCATCGCGGAGCTGCTGCCGCAGGTGCGCGACATCCGGCGGATCGGTGCCGGGGCGCTGGATCTGTGCATGGTCGCGGACGGGCAGGTGGACGCGCACTTCGAGCACGGGCTGAGCCCGTGGGATTGGGCGGCCGGGGCGCTGATCGCGGGCGAGGCCGGGGCAGTGGTGCACGTGCCCGGGCCCGATTCGACCAGCGGCGAGGGTGCCGTCACGCTCGCGGCCGCTCCGGGGATCGCGACCGCGCTGCGGCGCATTCTGGACCGCGCGGGAGGGCTGGACCCGATCCCGGCGCAGTGA